One Nitrospina watsonii DNA segment encodes these proteins:
- the thrC gene encoding threonine synthase encodes MRENGSHKSGEVALEFDAWFQCINGCSGRYQLNEVIYNCPDCGDLLEVTHDMEKLKKRSPQEWQSLFDERYRRHDWPYGSSVWGKKELVCPNLDNDNIVSTYEGGSNLFWAERLGHQLGLEELWVKQCGMAHSGSFKDLGMTVLVSMVKQMRSEGQDIKAVACASTGDTSASLAAYCAVAGIPAIVFLPRNKISMTQLIQPITHGVMTFSLDTDFDGCMKIVQSICKEKEIYLANSMNSLRLEGQKTISFELIQQFDQEVPDFIIVPGGNLGNVSALGKGFEMMYELGIIKKLPRLVCAQASRANPLFRSYKRGFKSFKAIQARRTLASAIQIGAPVSVKKAIRALTKFDGIVEEASENELANAVGRANKTGLLCCPHTGVALAVMEKLVQRGEIKKNDRVVVISTANGLKFTDFLVKYHSNTLRGVEPDCLFKPYELPADEARIRQTINESLNGNLTV; translated from the coding sequence ATGCGAGAAAACGGTTCTCATAAGAGTGGAGAGGTAGCGCTCGAATTCGATGCCTGGTTCCAGTGCATCAATGGTTGTTCGGGGCGCTATCAGCTCAACGAGGTGATCTACAATTGCCCGGACTGCGGCGATTTGCTGGAAGTCACCCACGACATGGAAAAGCTGAAGAAGCGTTCTCCGCAGGAATGGCAAAGCCTGTTCGATGAACGGTACCGTCGCCACGATTGGCCTTACGGCAGTTCCGTGTGGGGCAAAAAGGAACTGGTCTGCCCGAACCTGGACAACGACAACATCGTGTCCACCTACGAAGGCGGCAGCAACCTGTTCTGGGCGGAACGTCTTGGGCACCAGTTGGGCCTGGAAGAATTGTGGGTCAAGCAGTGCGGCATGGCGCATTCCGGTTCGTTCAAAGACCTTGGCATGACCGTACTCGTTTCCATGGTCAAGCAGATGCGCAGCGAGGGGCAGGACATCAAGGCTGTGGCCTGCGCTTCCACCGGAGACACCTCCGCGTCGCTCGCCGCGTACTGCGCTGTCGCCGGCATCCCGGCCATCGTGTTCCTGCCGCGCAACAAAATTTCGATGACGCAGTTGATCCAGCCCATCACGCATGGGGTGATGACGTTTTCGCTGGATACCGATTTCGACGGCTGCATGAAGATCGTGCAGAGCATCTGCAAGGAAAAGGAAATCTACCTGGCGAACTCGATGAACTCGCTCAGGCTGGAAGGACAGAAGACCATCAGCTTTGAATTGATCCAGCAATTCGATCAGGAAGTGCCTGACTTCATCATCGTGCCCGGCGGCAACCTCGGCAACGTCAGCGCGCTGGGCAAAGGCTTCGAGATGATGTACGAACTGGGGATCATTAAGAAACTGCCGCGCCTGGTCTGTGCCCAGGCTTCCCGCGCCAATCCGTTGTTCCGCAGTTACAAGCGCGGTTTCAAATCGTTCAAGGCCATTCAGGCGCGCCGCACCCTGGCCAGCGCCATCCAGATCGGCGCACCCGTCAGCGTGAAAAAAGCCATCCGCGCCTTGACAAAATTCGACGGCATCGTCGAGGAAGCCAGTGAAAACGAACTGGCCAATGCCGTGGGACGGGCCAACAAAACAGGACTGCTGTGCTGCCCGCATACCGGCGTGGCGCTGGCGGTCATGGAAAAACTGGTCCAGCGCGGTGAGATCAAGAAGAACGACCGGGTGGTCGTCATTTCCACGGCCAACGGTTTGAAGTTCACGGA
- a CDS encoding homoserine dehydrogenase, translating into MKTVKVGLIGFGTIGAGMVQILQKNRQNIIDRLGAAVDVVSIADLDIKTPRGVEVDANCLTTNAYDVVNHPEVDVVVELIGGSEPARDLILKAFEHGKHVVTANKALLAKHGDELFAAAEKHKVSLGFEAAVGGAIPIIRSIREAFVANRIEAIEGIVNGTANYILSKMTDENLDFEVVLKEAQEKGFAEADPTFDVEGIDSAHKIAILSRLSFGTSVHFEDIYIQGISCITPIDIKCAREFGFRIKLLAVSKFDGKELDIRVHPAMIPESKPMANVNGVLNAIMVRDDLMEENVLVGHGAGSLPTGSAVVGDIVEIARNIISGASERVPAQSFQARSVRKIPLKSTQNIEGEYFLRFLVMDKPGVLSKISGILGKHEISIESMIQRGRNVDGKGVPLVMMTHHAREKNIQQALKEIEQLDVVCEKTVLIRVER; encoded by the coding sequence ATGAAAACTGTAAAAGTAGGTTTGATTGGGTTCGGCACCATTGGCGCCGGCATGGTTCAGATTCTGCAAAAGAACCGGCAGAACATCATCGATCGACTCGGCGCGGCCGTGGACGTGGTGTCCATCGCCGATCTCGATATTAAAACCCCACGTGGGGTGGAAGTGGATGCGAACTGCCTCACCACCAACGCCTACGATGTGGTCAACCATCCCGAAGTCGATGTGGTGGTGGAGTTGATCGGCGGTTCCGAACCGGCGCGCGATCTGATCCTGAAAGCCTTCGAGCACGGCAAGCACGTGGTCACCGCCAACAAGGCCCTGCTCGCCAAACACGGCGATGAATTGTTCGCCGCAGCGGAAAAACACAAAGTGAGCCTGGGTTTCGAAGCGGCGGTGGGCGGCGCCATCCCCATCATCCGCTCCATCCGCGAAGCTTTCGTCGCCAACCGCATCGAGGCCATCGAAGGCATCGTCAACGGCACCGCCAATTACATCTTGAGCAAGATGACGGATGAGAACCTGGATTTCGAAGTGGTGTTGAAGGAGGCGCAGGAGAAAGGGTTTGCCGAAGCCGATCCGACGTTCGACGTCGAGGGCATCGACTCCGCCCACAAGATCGCCATCCTGAGCCGTCTGTCGTTCGGCACGTCGGTCCACTTTGAGGACATCTACATTCAGGGCATCAGCTGCATCACGCCGATTGATATCAAATGCGCCCGCGAGTTCGGGTTTCGCATCAAGCTGTTGGCGGTTTCCAAGTTCGACGGCAAGGAACTGGACATTCGCGTGCACCCGGCCATGATTCCGGAATCGAAACCGATGGCGAATGTGAACGGAGTGCTGAATGCCATCATGGTCCGCGACGATCTCATGGAAGAAAATGTGTTGGTCGGCCACGGCGCCGGGTCCCTGCCCACGGGTAGTGCCGTGGTGGGGGACATCGTGGAAATCGCCCGCAATATCATTTCCGGTGCGTCCGAGCGCGTCCCGGCCCAGTCTTTTCAGGCCCGTAGCGTCCGCAAAATCCCGCTCAAATCCACCCAGAACATCGAAGGGGAGTATTTTTTGCGGTTTCTGGTAATGGACAAACCGGGTGTTTTGTCGAAAATTTCTGGTATTCTTGGGAAGCATGAGATCAGCATCGAGTCCATGATCCAGCGGGGACGTAATGTAGATGGTAAAGGCGTGCCTCTGGTGATGATGACGCACCATGCACGAGAGAAAAATATTCAGCAGGCTTTAAAAGAAATCGAACAATTGGATGTGGTATGCGAGAAAACGGTTCTCATAAGAGTGGAGAGGTAG
- the alaC gene encoding alanine transaminase, which yields MNEFPRIQRLPPYVFNIVGELKLQARRRGEDIIDFGMGNPDQPTPKHIVDKMIEAMQKQQNHRYSLSRGIPKLRKAIADWYQREHGVYIDPETEAIATIGSKEGISSLALAITGPGDSVLVPTPTYPIHTYAFILANADITSVPLQKDVDFFEALLNAYKQSWPRPKALILNFPHNPTTQVVDLDFFVKVVDFAREHKLIVIHDYAYADLVFDGYRAPSLLQVPGAKEVGVESFTLSKSYNMPGWRVGFMVGNRDIIHALSRIKSYQDYGMFQPIQIASIIALDGPRDCVDEIREMYKVRRDVLCAGLNRIGWAVEPPKATMFVWAEIPEPFKKMGSLEFSKLLLEKAKVAVSPGIGFGEGGDDFVRFSLVENEHRIRQAVRGIREIF from the coding sequence ATGAATGAATTTCCCCGCATTCAGCGTTTGCCTCCCTACGTGTTCAACATCGTGGGCGAGTTGAAACTGCAGGCTCGCCGCCGTGGTGAAGACATCATCGATTTTGGCATGGGCAATCCGGATCAGCCGACACCCAAACACATCGTCGATAAAATGATCGAGGCGATGCAGAAACAGCAGAACCATCGCTATTCGTTGTCGCGCGGCATTCCCAAATTGAGAAAAGCCATCGCCGACTGGTACCAGCGCGAGCACGGCGTGTACATCGACCCGGAAACAGAAGCCATCGCCACCATCGGCTCGAAGGAAGGGATTTCATCGCTGGCGCTGGCGATCACGGGGCCCGGCGACAGTGTGCTGGTGCCGACGCCGACGTACCCGATTCACACCTACGCCTTCATTCTGGCGAATGCGGACATCACCTCCGTGCCGTTGCAGAAGGACGTCGATTTTTTTGAAGCGTTGCTGAACGCGTACAAGCAAAGCTGGCCGCGCCCGAAAGCGCTCATCCTCAACTTTCCGCACAACCCGACGACGCAGGTGGTCGATCTGGATTTCTTCGTCAAGGTGGTGGACTTCGCGCGCGAGCACAAGTTGATCGTGATTCACGACTACGCGTATGCGGACCTGGTGTTCGACGGCTACCGCGCACCGAGCCTGTTGCAGGTACCGGGAGCCAAGGAAGTGGGTGTCGAAAGTTTCACGCTGTCGAAAAGCTACAATATGCCGGGATGGCGGGTTGGCTTCATGGTCGGCAACCGCGACATCATCCACGCACTGTCCCGGATCAAGAGCTATCAGGACTACGGCATGTTTCAACCCATTCAGATCGCATCGATCATTGCGTTGGACGGTCCGCGCGACTGCGTCGATGAAATCCGGGAAATGTACAAGGTGCGCCGCGATGTGTTGTGCGCCGGGTTGAACCGCATCGGCTGGGCGGTGGAGCCGCCGAAGGCGACCATGTTTGTCTGGGCGGAAATTCCCGAACCGTTCAAGAAAATGGGGTCGCTGGAGTTCTCCAAGCTGCTGCTCGAAAAAGCCAAGGTGGCGGTTTCGCCGGGCATCGGCTTCGGTGAAGGCGGCGATGATTTTGTCCGCTTTTCTCTCGTCGAAAACGAACACCGCATCCGCCAGGCCGTCCGCGGCATTCGCGAAATCTTCTAA